A stretch of the Porites lutea chromosome 12, jaPorLute2.1, whole genome shotgun sequence genome encodes the following:
- the LOC140921150 gene encoding uncharacterized oxidoreductase YjmC-like isoform X1: MAGVSRGRSKFLCSRLVRSIRNLSTSGRLLDEHKCVAVEEAESFIERCMGAVGTPKEHCRALSQVLVAGDARGHFSHGLNRLEMYVHDIEVGTTVLEGKPEVMNETSATALVDGNNLLGPVVGNFCNELAMKKAQDTGIGWVVCRGSNHYGIAGWYTMKAVEQGLIGMSLTNTSPLVVPTRAREVTVGTNPISVAAPGKDGDSFVLDMATSSVALGKIEMANRKGVEIPHGWGVDSTGQETVYPDKVLTGGGQLPLGGMEITSGFKGYGLAVMVEVFCGILSDAAFGPNIRRWSGDERVANLGQCFVALNPSVFAAGFEDRMQSLMDHLRNLKPIEGESAVLVAGDPEREHMRKVEQDGGIHYHVNLLSAMDKLADRLNVPRMPTVTKE; encoded by the exons ATGGCGGGAGTCAGTAGAGGCCGAAGTAAGTTCTTGTGTAGCCGTCTGGTACGATCGATTCGAAACTTATCTACTAGTGGACGATTGTTAGATGAGCACAAATGCGTGGCTGTAGAAGAAGCGGAATCGTTTATTGAGCGGTGTATGGGGGCTGTTGGAACTCCGAAAGAACATTGCCGAGCTCTATCACAAGTTCTTGTCGCGGGGGATGCGAGAGGACACTTTAGCCATGGATTAAATAGATTAG aAATGTATGTTCATGATATTGAAGTTGGTACCACCGTTCTGGAAGGAAAGCCTGAAGTGATGAATGAGACTTCTGCTACAGCACTTGTGGATGGGAACAACCTGCTTGGACCA GTTGTTGGAAACTTTTGCAATGAGTTGGCAATGAAGAAAGCACAAGACACTGGAATTGGCTGGGTAGTTTGTAGAG GTTCAAATCATTATGGAATTGCCGGCTGGTACACCATGAAGGCTGTGGAGCAAGGTCTTATT GGGATGAGTCTTACAAACACTTCACCACTGGTAGTGCCAACTAGAGCTCGTGAG GTTACAGTAGGTACTAATCCTATATCAGTGGCTGCCCCAGGAAAAGATGGTGACAGCTTTGTTCTTGATATGGCAACAAGTTCTGTTGCTCTTGGAAAG ATAGAAATGGCAAACAGGAAAGGAGTGGAAATTCCTCATGGCTGGGGTGTGGATTCTACAGGGCAG GAAACAGTCTATCcagacaaagttttaactggtgGTGGGCAACTTCCTCTTGGTGGAATGGAAATCACAA GTGGCTTCAAAGGCTATGGTTTAGCAGTCATGGTTGAAGTGTTTTGCGGGATTCTGTCCGATGCGGCGTTTGGTCCAAACATCAGGCGGTGGTCAGGGGACGAGAGAGTCGCCAATTTG GGACAATGCTTTGTTGCTTTAAATCCCAGTGTTTTTGCTGCTGGTTTCGAAGACCGTATGCAGTCTCTCATGGACCATTTGCGAAACCTCAAACCG ATTGAGGGTGAATCTGCAGTACTTGTGGCTGGCGATCCGGAAAGGGAACACATGCGCAAAGTAGAGCAAGATGGTGGTATTCATTATCACGTGAATTTACTGTCTGCTATG GATAAACTGGCAGACCGACTCAATGTGCCAAGAATGCCAACAGTGACTAAAGAATGA
- the LOC140921150 gene encoding uncharacterized oxidoreductase YjmC-like isoform X2 — MAGVSRGRSKFLCSRLVRSIRNLSTSGRLLDEHKCVAVEEAESFIERCMGAVGTPKEHCRALSQVLVAGDARGHFSHGLNRLEMYVHDIEVGTTVLEGKPEVMNETSATALVDGNNLLGPVVGNFCNELAMKKAQDTGIGWVVCRGSNHYGIAGWYTMKAVEQGLIGMSLTNTSPLVVPTRAREVTVGTNPISVAAPGKDGDSFVLDMATSSVALGKIEMANRKGVEIPHGWGVDSTGQETVYPDKVLTGGGQLPLGGMEITSGFKGYGLAVMVEVFCGILSDAAFGPNIRRWSGDERVANLGQCFVALNPSVFAAGFEDRMQSLMDHLRNLKPDKLADRLNVPRMPTVTKE, encoded by the exons ATGGCGGGAGTCAGTAGAGGCCGAAGTAAGTTCTTGTGTAGCCGTCTGGTACGATCGATTCGAAACTTATCTACTAGTGGACGATTGTTAGATGAGCACAAATGCGTGGCTGTAGAAGAAGCGGAATCGTTTATTGAGCGGTGTATGGGGGCTGTTGGAACTCCGAAAGAACATTGCCGAGCTCTATCACAAGTTCTTGTCGCGGGGGATGCGAGAGGACACTTTAGCCATGGATTAAATAGATTAG aAATGTATGTTCATGATATTGAAGTTGGTACCACCGTTCTGGAAGGAAAGCCTGAAGTGATGAATGAGACTTCTGCTACAGCACTTGTGGATGGGAACAACCTGCTTGGACCA GTTGTTGGAAACTTTTGCAATGAGTTGGCAATGAAGAAAGCACAAGACACTGGAATTGGCTGGGTAGTTTGTAGAG GTTCAAATCATTATGGAATTGCCGGCTGGTACACCATGAAGGCTGTGGAGCAAGGTCTTATT GGGATGAGTCTTACAAACACTTCACCACTGGTAGTGCCAACTAGAGCTCGTGAG GTTACAGTAGGTACTAATCCTATATCAGTGGCTGCCCCAGGAAAAGATGGTGACAGCTTTGTTCTTGATATGGCAACAAGTTCTGTTGCTCTTGGAAAG ATAGAAATGGCAAACAGGAAAGGAGTGGAAATTCCTCATGGCTGGGGTGTGGATTCTACAGGGCAG GAAACAGTCTATCcagacaaagttttaactggtgGTGGGCAACTTCCTCTTGGTGGAATGGAAATCACAA GTGGCTTCAAAGGCTATGGTTTAGCAGTCATGGTTGAAGTGTTTTGCGGGATTCTGTCCGATGCGGCGTTTGGTCCAAACATCAGGCGGTGGTCAGGGGACGAGAGAGTCGCCAATTTG GGACAATGCTTTGTTGCTTTAAATCCCAGTGTTTTTGCTGCTGGTTTCGAAGACCGTATGCAGTCTCTCATGGACCATTTGCGAAACCTCAAACCG GATAAACTGGCAGACCGACTCAATGTGCCAAGAATGCCAACAGTGACTAAAGAATGA